Genomic segment of Clostridia bacterium:
GAATGCTCGAAAGTTTGCAAGGTCGAGGTCATCTTTATGCAATCGATATAGACGGAATCGAACTTGAAAAGACAAAGTCAAGGCTAGCCGAGCTAGGCTATGGCGACGACGTATTGACGGTTAGCAAGCTAAATTTTTCTAATATTGACCAACTTAAACCGCAACAAAAGTTTGATTTTGTTCTTGCCGATTTAGGCGTTTCTTCTATGCAAATTGACAACCCCGAACGTGGTTTTACTTTTAAACACGATGGCAAGCTAGACTTGCGGTTAGATTCTTCAAGCGGACAAACGGCAAGCGAGCGACTTAAAGAACTTAACTATATGGATTTAGTAAGTATATTTACTCAAAACGCCGACGAACCTTACGCCGAGCAAATTGCTAAGGTTATTTTGCGGACTTTTAAAAAAGGCGGAGTCATAGATACTACACGACAACTTTATTCGGCGGTAGAAGAAGCCTTGTCTTTTTTACCAACTGCCGAACGCAAAGACACTATCAAAAAATCTTGTCAACGTGTCTTTCAAGCGTTAAGAATTGATATAAATAGCGAATTTGACGCATTGACTTCATTTCTTAATAAGTTACCAAGCGTTTTAAATGCTAATGGCAAGGTTGCTATACTTACATTTCATTCCGGCGAAGATAGACTGGTTAAAAAGGCATTTAAAATCGGGCTTAACGACGGCGTATATAGCCAAGTTGCTCGTGACGTAATTCGTCCAAGCATTGAAGAATGTAACAAAAATCCTCGTGCTCACTCCACAAAAATGCGG
This window contains:
- the rsmH gene encoding 16S rRNA (cytosine(1402)-N(4))-methyltransferase RsmH — translated: MEEHKRRIRYKGTHPHIYQEKYKELNPTQYADEIAKTIEKGKTPAGMHIPILVDEILEFLHISSGQVGLDATLGYGGHSQRMLESLQGRGHLYAIDIDGIELEKTKSRLAELGYGDDVLTVSKLNFSNIDQLKPQQKFDFVLADLGVSSMQIDNPERGFTFKHDGKLDLRLDSSSGQTASERLKELNYMDLVSIFTQNADEPYAEQIAKVILRTFKKGGVIDTTRQLYSAVEEALSFLPTAERKDTIKKSCQRVFQALRIDINSEFDALTSFLNKLPSVLNANGKVAILTFHSGEDRLVKKAFKIGLNDGVYSQVARDVIRPSIEECNKNPRAHSTKMRWAIKS